Proteins encoded in a region of the Methanofollis tationis genome:
- the purC gene encoding phosphoribosylaminoimidazolesuccinocarboxamide synthase, whose translation MTEQEPIYRGKAKSVFRSDNPDELIVKFRDDITAFDGAKKDELAEKGIYNARVSAYLFEYLRANGVPSHFVRMEDERTMIVRPLKMIPVEVIVRNIAAGSLVRNYPFEEGAPLDPPVIVLDYKDDTRHDPMINEEIIVALGLMTADEIAGVKQTALRINDLLRERIDEIGLDLVDFKLEFGRHGDEILLGDEISMDSMRLWDKKTRTSMDKDVYRFDKGDVMATYAAVAERLTGA comes from the coding sequence GTGACTGAACAGGAACCCATTTACCGCGGAAAGGCAAAGTCCGTCTTCCGCTCGGACAACCCCGACGAACTGATCGTGAAGTTCAGGGACGACATCACCGCCTTCGACGGCGCAAAGAAGGACGAACTCGCCGAGAAAGGGATCTATAACGCCCGCGTTTCGGCATATCTCTTCGAATATCTCAGGGCAAACGGGGTTCCTTCCCACTTCGTGCGGATGGAGGACGAGCGGACGATGATCGTCCGACCCCTGAAGATGATCCCGGTCGAAGTGATCGTCAGAAACATCGCCGCGGGTTCCCTTGTCCGGAACTACCCCTTCGAGGAGGGCGCACCCCTGGATCCCCCGGTGATCGTCCTCGATTACAAAGACGATACCCGCCATGACCCGATGATCAACGAGGAGATCATCGTCGCCCTCGGGCTGATGACCGCCGACGAGATCGCAGGCGTGAAGCAGACCGCCCTGAGGATCAACGACCTCCTCAGAGAGCGTATCGACGAGATCGGCCTCGACCTCGTCGACTTCAAGCTGGAGTTCGGGCGGCACGGCGACGAGATCCTGCTCGGCGATGAGATCTCCATGGACTCGATGCGCCTGTGGGATAAGAAGACCCGCACCTCTATGGACAAGGACGTCTACCGCTTTGACAAAGGAGACGTAATGGCCACCTATGCCGCCGTTGCAGAACGGCTGACCGGAGCGTGA
- the purS gene encoding phosphoribosylformylglycinamidine synthase subunit PurS, with the protein MKYTAKITIALKEGMLDPEARAIQHALANLGFSTGSLSTARVFYITLDAENKEAAQAVAEQMCERLLANPVIHRYEVEVGA; encoded by the coding sequence ATGAAGTACACGGCAAAGATCACCATTGCACTGAAAGAAGGCATGCTCGACCCTGAAGCGCGGGCAATTCAGCACGCCCTTGCAAACCTCGGTTTCTCGACCGGATCCCTGAGCACCGCGAGGGTATTTTACATCACCCTCGATGCGGAGAACAAAGAGGCGGCGCAGGCCGTGGCAGAGCAGATGTGCGAACGGCTGCTTGCAAACCCGGTGATCCACCGCTACGAGGTCGAGGTCGGCGCATGA
- the purQ gene encoding phosphoribosylformylglycinamidine synthase I — MRFAVVQFGGSNCDRDVVHAVSDVCGVDCDLVWYKDGITKDYDAIVIPGGFSYGDYLRAGAIAARTPVMDGIRRHAAAGGLVLGICNGAQIGAESGLVPGTFTTNATPKFICRPVCLRVETTASPFTRLYREGEVIRIPIAHKEGRYVASPEELARLNAEGRVAFRFCDADGNVTPAANPNGAAENITGVLGGPGKNVLCLMPHPERASEEVLGSADGKRIFLGMIRSIEEVGPRA; from the coding sequence ATGAGGTTTGCGGTGGTCCAGTTCGGAGGGAGCAACTGCGACCGCGATGTGGTGCATGCCGTCTCCGATGTCTGCGGCGTCGACTGCGACCTCGTCTGGTATAAGGACGGGATCACAAAGGATTACGACGCCATCGTGATACCCGGCGGCTTTTCCTATGGCGACTACCTCAGGGCGGGAGCAATCGCCGCCCGGACGCCGGTGATGGATGGCATAAGGCGACACGCCGCGGCCGGCGGGCTTGTGCTGGGCATCTGCAACGGCGCCCAGATCGGAGCCGAGAGCGGGCTTGTGCCCGGCACCTTCACGACGAACGCCACCCCGAAGTTCATCTGCCGGCCGGTCTGCCTGCGGGTCGAGACAACGGCGTCCCCGTTCACCCGCCTGTACCGGGAGGGCGAGGTGATCAGGATCCCGATCGCGCATAAGGAGGGCAGGTATGTCGCATCTCCCGAGGAACTCGCCCGCCTGAATGCAGAGGGGCGGGTCGCCTTCCGCTTCTGTGACGCCGACGGGAATGTCACCCCGGCGGCCAACCCGAACGGCGCCGCGGAGAACATCACCGGGGTGCTCGGCGGCCCGGGGAAGAACGTGCTCTGCCTGATGCCCCACCCCGAGCGCGCCTCTGAGGAGGTGCTCGGTTCGGCCGACGGAAAACGGATCTTCCTTGGCATGATCAGGAGCATCGAAGAAGTGGGTCCCCGGGCGTAA
- a CDS encoding ferredoxin-thioredoxin reductase catalytic domain-containing protein encodes MHMAEITQEELEEEILKWAEEYARQNGWTLNPNDKQLKTVIRGLARNTVRFGEQYCPCRIRSGDPDEDRKIICPCIYHRDEVEKDGQCHCHLYFREKTSEE; translated from the coding sequence ATGCACATGGCAGAGATCACGCAGGAAGAGCTCGAAGAGGAGATCCTGAAGTGGGCGGAGGAGTACGCCAGGCAGAACGGATGGACCCTCAACCCCAATGATAAACAACTCAAGACCGTCATCAGGGGGCTTGCACGGAACACTGTCCGTTTCGGCGAGCAGTACTGCCCCTGCCGGATCAGGAGCGGCGACCCCGACGAGGACAGAAAGATCATCTGCCCCTGCATCTACCACCGCGACGAGGTGGAGAAGGACGGGCAGTGTCACTGCCACCTCTATTTCAGAGAAAAAACGTCTGAAGAGTAG
- a CDS encoding MFS transporter gives MLKELRSVLGLSLGHFVIDIYSPVIPAVLPVLIATHGYSYFLAGLLVAAFNITSSLLQPTVGWLSDRRDVTVPFAVPFVLTSVCIGVFGFIGDYPVLLVCSACAAFGAAIFHPGALSAVNRLTEAENRGRLTSIFVIGGNFGFAVGPVFAAVAVGAFGLPGLIFLVIPGLLTAAFSRLIFPAPDGMERTAVVSAAVRDPIQFRPIAMVIGVGALRSWAIFASIAFLPAYFHDHLGVDILMANTLVSLTLLAGVIGQYVGGALSDIFGRKEVTVLGLAASIPPFALFLLTSGPVSYAALLVFGFFLWSTFSVTVAMAHEVMPGNVGFASGLMLGLAVGAGGIGVAVSGVLADAFSLEAALSTLALPLIAAVALAVAVPYPWKRFGHLSTGETR, from the coding sequence ATGCTGAAAGAGCTCAGGTCAGTCCTCGGCCTTTCGCTTGGCCACTTCGTCATCGACATCTATTCGCCGGTCATCCCTGCTGTCCTGCCCGTTCTCATCGCAACGCACGGCTACTCGTACTTCCTTGCCGGTCTCCTTGTCGCTGCCTTTAACATCACCTCCTCCCTCCTCCAGCCCACGGTCGGATGGCTCTCAGACCGGAGGGACGTCACCGTCCCCTTCGCCGTCCCCTTCGTGCTCACCTCGGTCTGCATCGGGGTCTTCGGGTTCATCGGCGACTACCCGGTCCTCCTCGTCTGCTCGGCCTGCGCTGCCTTCGGGGCCGCAATCTTCCACCCCGGCGCTCTCTCTGCCGTGAACAGGCTGACAGAGGCAGAGAACCGCGGCAGACTCACGTCGATCTTCGTCATCGGCGGCAACTTCGGTTTTGCCGTCGGCCCGGTCTTCGCCGCGGTTGCTGTCGGGGCGTTCGGCCTGCCCGGTCTGATCTTCCTGGTCATCCCCGGCCTCCTGACCGCCGCCTTCTCCAGGCTGATTTTTCCGGCCCCTGACGGTATGGAGAGAACGGCTGTTGTTTCGGCTGCAGTGCGCGATCCCATCCAGTTCCGCCCGATCGCCATGGTGATCGGGGTCGGGGCCCTGCGGTCGTGGGCGATCTTCGCCTCCATCGCCTTCCTTCCTGCCTACTTCCACGACCACCTCGGGGTCGACATCCTCATGGCAAACACCCTTGTCTCCCTCACCCTCCTCGCCGGCGTGATCGGGCAGTACGTCGGTGGCGCCCTCTCTGACATCTTCGGCCGCAAGGAAGTGACCGTCCTCGGCCTTGCCGCCTCGATACCCCCATTTGCGCTCTTCCTCCTCACCTCGGGGCCGGTCTCCTATGCCGCCCTTCTCGTCTTCGGCTTCTTCCTCTGGTCCACCTTCTCGGTCACGGTGGCGATGGCGCATGAAGTGATGCCGGGCAACGTCGGTTTCGCCTCCGGGCTCATGCTCGGCCTTGCCGTCGGGGCCGGTGGCATCGGGGTCGCGGTAAGCGGCGTTCTCGCTGATGCCTTCTCCCTTGAAGCAGCCCTTTCCACTCTCGCCCTCCCACTGATTGCGGCGGTGGCGCTGGCAGTGGCGGTGCCCTATCCCTGGAAACGGTTCGGGCACCTGAGCACCGGAGAAACCCGGTGA
- a CDS encoding METTL5 family protein gives MRLRHLEMTLQKLSGFPSPKPALEQYATPAEVAARLLFHAAGEGAIEGKRVLDLGCGTGILACGARLLDAAMVAGIDCDRGALRVAQENARSLDIEVALIRGEVGPAFPLRTDSFDTVVMNPPFGAQQRHADRPFIDCAITAAPVIYGIFNAGSRPFVERYIEGRAGITAAVGGAFTIPRTFAFHRRERMDIPVEILKIERESPC, from the coding sequence ATGCGCCTGCGGCACCTTGAGATGACCCTCCAGAAACTTTCCGGTTTTCCCTCTCCCAAACCGGCCCTGGAGCAGTATGCAACGCCGGCCGAGGTCGCCGCCCGCCTGCTCTTTCATGCGGCGGGTGAAGGGGCGATCGAGGGGAAACGGGTGCTCGACCTCGGGTGCGGCACCGGCATCCTCGCCTGCGGTGCGAGGCTTCTGGACGCTGCCATGGTCGCCGGGATCGATTGCGACCGCGGGGCCCTCAGGGTGGCGCAGGAGAACGCGCGCTCCCTCGATATCGAGGTGGCCCTGATCCGCGGCGAGGTCGGCCCGGCTTTTCCCCTGCGGACCGACTCGTTCGACACGGTCGTCATGAACCCGCCTTTCGGCGCGCAGCAGCGTCATGCCGACCGGCCGTTCATCGATTGCGCCATCACTGCCGCCCCGGTGATCTACGGCATCTTCAATGCCGGTTCGCGCCCCTTTGTCGAGCGTTACATCGAGGGCCGGGCCGGGATCACCGCCGCCGTCGGCGGCGCCTTCACCATCCCCAGAACATTTGCCTTCCACCGCCGCGAGCGGATGGACATTCCGGTGGAGATCCTGAAGATCGAGCGGGAGAGCCCATGCTGA
- the dph2 gene encoding diphthamide biosynthesis enzyme Dph2: protein MSSIPSGELAERIRQTGARRIVLQIPDGLKRQAVPLVRALRAEGIEVAAVAGDPCYGSCDLSLDAVALTGADLLVHIGHAPVDEREGVLFEHLPFDFDPAVVAAAVPLLTGPTVGLVTTVQHAHLLEGVAAVLGEYGIATEVADEGGRTPLAGQVLGCSYANARALTAPEILYVGTGVFHPIGVQMATQRRVIALDPYTGDVQEVSADRLLRRRFALIERARGAESFGILLSTKSGQARPALAERLLALSERAVVITMREVTAAEMTNFGCGAYVNTACPRLAYDDQVRFPVPLLTPQEFEILCGVRAWEDYAIDEI, encoded by the coding sequence ATGTCGTCGATACCTTCAGGTGAACTTGCTGAGCGGATCAGGCAGACCGGCGCCCGGAGGATCGTCCTCCAGATCCCGGACGGGCTGAAACGGCAGGCTGTCCCCCTTGTACGGGCGCTCAGAGCCGAAGGCATCGAGGTGGCGGCGGTCGCCGGAGACCCCTGTTACGGCTCCTGCGACCTCTCCCTCGACGCCGTCGCCCTCACCGGTGCCGACCTCCTCGTCCATATCGGCCACGCCCCGGTCGACGAGCGGGAGGGTGTGCTCTTCGAGCACCTTCCCTTCGACTTCGACCCGGCGGTGGTGGCGGCTGCCGTCCCGTTGCTGACCGGACCGACCGTCGGCCTGGTCACCACGGTCCAGCACGCCCACCTCCTCGAGGGGGTCGCCGCCGTTCTGGGGGAGTACGGGATCGCCACCGAAGTGGCAGACGAGGGCGGGCGCACCCCTCTCGCCGGCCAGGTGCTCGGGTGCAGCTATGCAAATGCCCGGGCCCTCACCGCCCCCGAGATCCTCTACGTCGGCACCGGCGTCTTCCACCCGATCGGTGTCCAGATGGCGACTCAAAGGCGGGTCATCGCCCTCGATCCCTATACCGGCGACGTGCAGGAGGTCTCTGCCGACCGTCTTCTTCGCCGACGTTTCGCCCTGATCGAGCGCGCACGCGGGGCCGAATCGTTCGGGATCCTCCTCTCCACCAAGAGCGGGCAGGCACGCCCCGCCCTTGCAGAGCGCCTTTTAGCCCTCTCGGAACGGGCAGTGGTGATCACGATGCGGGAGGTGACCGCCGCCGAGATGACCAACTTCGGCTGCGGGGCCTACGTGAACACTGCCTGCCCGCGCCTTGCCTACGACGATCAGGTCCGCTTCCCGGTGCCCCTCCTCACCCCGCAGGAGTTCGAGATCCTCTGCGGGGTGCGGGCGTGGGAGGACTACGCCATCGACGAGATCTAA
- the hpt gene encoding hypoxanthine/guanine phosphoribosyltransferase, with amino-acid sequence MLNRLIASLESCPMVRRGEYNYFIHPITDGVPLLEPSLLREVACAMVCVMDLQGVDKIVTAEAMGIHIGTALSMITDIPLNIMRKRQYSLPGEVAVDQSTGYSNGRLYLNGIEKGDRVVVIDDVISTGGTLKAVIAALERAGAEVVDICVVIRRGDPDVGRPVRTLVGIEVDEKGVHVVDTFR; translated from the coding sequence CGATGGTCAGGCGGGGAGAATACAACTATTTCATCCACCCGATCACCGACGGCGTCCCTCTCCTTGAGCCCTCCCTCCTGCGCGAGGTGGCGTGCGCCATGGTCTGCGTAATGGACCTCCAGGGCGTCGACAAGATCGTGACCGCCGAGGCGATGGGCATCCATATCGGCACCGCCCTCTCGATGATCACCGACATCCCGCTCAATATCATGCGGAAACGGCAGTACTCCCTCCCGGGAGAGGTCGCCGTGGACCAGTCGACCGGCTACTCGAACGGGCGCCTCTACCTGAACGGGATCGAGAAGGGCGACCGGGTCGTGGTGATCGATGACGTGATCTCCACCGGCGGCACGCTGAAGGCCGTCATTGCCGCCCTTGAGCGGGCAGGCGCCGAGGTCGTCGATATCTGTGTCGTGATCAGGCGCGGCGACCCTGATGTCGGGCGCCCGGTCAGGACGCTGGTCGGCATCGAGGTCGATGAAAAAGGGGTCCATGTCGTCGATACCTTCAGGTGA